A single Candoia aspera isolate rCanAsp1 chromosome 9, rCanAsp1.hap2, whole genome shotgun sequence DNA region contains:
- the TMEM150A gene encoding transmembrane protein 150A isoform X1, with product MTAWIVLPISLSAFSITGIWIVYAMAVMNHHVCPVENWSYNESCSADSTKPGYPKSCCTLEDVPLISKCGTYPPESCLFSLIGNIGAFWVAVVCFLRYGQLLEQSQASRVNTAALVTGCTNAAGLVVVGNFQVDYAKSLHYLGAGVAFLAGLLFVCLQCFLSYRIALSAMDLWVAHLRVFLATLAFTSLVFSGIFFIHESFLLQHLAAICEWVFVIDILVFYGTFTYEFGAVSNETLVAALQHSNGRGCKSPGSSSTSTHLNCHPESIAMI from the exons ATGACTGCGTGGATCGTCCTCCCCATCAGCCTCTCTGCCTTCTCAATCACTGGAATATGGATTGT ATATGCCATGGCTGTAATGAACCACCATGTGTGCCCTGTTGAGAACTG GTCGTACAACGAGTCTTGTTCTGCTGATTCTACCAAACCTGGCTACCCCAAAAGCTGCTGCACTTTGGAAGACGTCCCTTTGATCAG TAAATGTGGCACTTACCCTCCTGAGAGCTGCCTCTTCAGCCTTATTGGGAACATTGGGGCTTTCTGGG TGGCTGTTGTCTGCTTCCTGCGCTATGGGCAGCTCCTGGAGCAGAGTCAGGCCTCCAGGGTGAACACGGCAGCCCTGGTCACAGGCTGCACCAACGCGGCTGGCCTCGTTGTGGTCGGAAACTTCCAG GTAGATTACGCCAAGTCTCTTCACTACCTTGGGGCTGGAGTTGCCTTCCTGGCTGGCCTGCTTTTCGTCTGTCTCCAGTGCTTCCTCTCCTATCGCATTGCCCTCTCTGCCATGGACCTCTGGGTGGCGCACCTGCGAGTTTTCCTTGCTACTCTGGCCTTCACCTCCCTTGTCTTCA GTGGCATCTTCTTTATCCACGAGAGCTTCCTTCTGCAGCACCTGGCCGCCATCTGCGAATGGGTCTTTGTCATCGACATCCTTGTTTTCTATGGCACCTTCACCTACGAGTTTGGTGCTGTCTCCAATGAGACCCTGGTGGCTGCCCTGCAGCACTCCAATGGCAGAGGCTGCAAGTCGCcaggcagcagcagcacctcCACCCACCTGAACTGCCACCCGGAGAGCATTGCCATGATATGA
- the TMEM150A gene encoding transmembrane protein 150A isoform X2: MDCVRAVVICGWVTHERYAMAVMNHHVCPVENWSYNESCSADSTKPGYPKSCCTLEDVPLISKCGTYPPESCLFSLIGNIGAFWVAVVCFLRYGQLLEQSQASRVNTAALVTGCTNAAGLVVVGNFQVDYAKSLHYLGAGVAFLAGLLFVCLQCFLSYRIALSAMDLWVAHLRVFLATLAFTSLVFSGIFFIHESFLLQHLAAICEWVFVIDILVFYGTFTYEFGAVSNETLVAALQHSNGRGCKSPGSSSTSTHLNCHPESIAMI; the protein is encoded by the exons ATGGATTGTGTAAGAGCTGTTGTGATTTGTGGCTGGGTCACGCATGAAAG ATATGCCATGGCTGTAATGAACCACCATGTGTGCCCTGTTGAGAACTG GTCGTACAACGAGTCTTGTTCTGCTGATTCTACCAAACCTGGCTACCCCAAAAGCTGCTGCACTTTGGAAGACGTCCCTTTGATCAG TAAATGTGGCACTTACCCTCCTGAGAGCTGCCTCTTCAGCCTTATTGGGAACATTGGGGCTTTCTGGG TGGCTGTTGTCTGCTTCCTGCGCTATGGGCAGCTCCTGGAGCAGAGTCAGGCCTCCAGGGTGAACACGGCAGCCCTGGTCACAGGCTGCACCAACGCGGCTGGCCTCGTTGTGGTCGGAAACTTCCAG GTAGATTACGCCAAGTCTCTTCACTACCTTGGGGCTGGAGTTGCCTTCCTGGCTGGCCTGCTTTTCGTCTGTCTCCAGTGCTTCCTCTCCTATCGCATTGCCCTCTCTGCCATGGACCTCTGGGTGGCGCACCTGCGAGTTTTCCTTGCTACTCTGGCCTTCACCTCCCTTGTCTTCA GTGGCATCTTCTTTATCCACGAGAGCTTCCTTCTGCAGCACCTGGCCGCCATCTGCGAATGGGTCTTTGTCATCGACATCCTTGTTTTCTATGGCACCTTCACCTACGAGTTTGGTGCTGTCTCCAATGAGACCCTGGTGGCTGCCCTGCAGCACTCCAATGGCAGAGGCTGCAAGTCGCcaggcagcagcagcacctcCACCCACCTGAACTGCCACCCGGAGAGCATTGCCATGATATGA